AATtacaaggaagagaagaaagaaaacacataaaTTTTTTATAATGCTTTCTATGGGAGAAGTGGCATTAATCTGTTTCTTTCATCTCCATGGCTTCCTCCTCCTAATCTTGATACCCTTTCAACAGTTCTACCTGAAGAAATCACATGAAAAGTTCAATTACTAACAATTACCCCAATactgaaaacaaaaagaaaataagaaatgtTTGCTACCAAATGGAACTccacctttcttttcttccccctctccccctctttcACAGAGAGAGAGTCTAACCTCGCATTCTTTCTCAAAGAGAAACTTTACAGATTTCTTTGAAAAAGTGTGAAGATCGACTTACTCTTTGGGGTTTCTAGGACAAGATTTTCACTTAATTTGACCTCTAATCCAGATGAACTTCTAGTGCAAAGTCCTTCAAAAGTAGAGCTGATGAAGAGTTATGTTGTCTGAAAAAGGGTTTTCTGCATAACATTTGGTGGGGATCTTTGTGGGTCGGACTTACCATTGAAATTGAAAGGTCTTGGAGAAACAGCATCGAAATATTCTTGAAAGAAGTGTCTGTTCTCTTTAAATAGCTCCTTCCACACTGCAAAGCACCAATAACTACTCGTTAAtactacacacacacacacacacacacacacacacacaaacagagagagaaagagaaagagaccaGTAAGAGTGATAAGTGGGCGGATGCTAGCATGCTCTGCAAGAGCTTCAATGCAGTCATCTCTACTCATGCGAAGGAGAAGGCACCTCTCTATCAGATGTTGAACCTGAAACTCCATGCAAAACGTTCAATGATccataaatattatatttttatgaAGAGATTAGACAGCTagtgagaaaaaggaaagaatactATGAAGACAAAAGTAAAGATTCCacagtctttctctctctattcttGGTGGATGGGGTTCTAGCTATATATTGTCGCTTACCATTCGAATGTAGTCATTTGGATAGCAACGCAAACAAGGGAATTGGTGGCTGTGACACATATTGAtacctcttatttcttttttctctctaacTAATATGTAATGGAAGTGgacaaaacatatatatatatatatatagaattagaaggaaagaggaagaagtgaGAAAGAAtctaaagagaagagaaagcaaacaaaaggggaaaaagtgcAAGAGGCAGAAGTGGAGATAGAGGGTacaaggaaggaaagaaaagggttGGTAGGGGAGAGGGTGGGGTTGTTATCCATAGATATCCAAGTGAAGGGCCAAAAGAGAAGCAGCAATCCCAGCATGGATTTACCTCTATCTTCAAAAGATAAGACTCAGTGCTGGGTCAATCGCTTCTCCCCAAGGAGAGTGGGAGTTTTGAGATTAGGCTGTGATTAGCTCCTCTTTCTCTACTTCCATCACTACTTACTCCATCGTGGCCAGCTCTTTAGCCACTTACCTGTGAGTGCCATCACGTCCCCGTCTCTGCGTCTCGCCTCTTAATAAACCATTTCGGTCCCACTGTCTTCAATGGTCGTCCATGCATTGCAATCGATCTGATCCAGCTATATCTCTGGCTCATGGCACTTGGCTTAGCATCATCAATTCTTTGCTTCCCaaccctttttcttccttcttccatcATTATTTTACCACCACTTTTATGCAGTTGTACTCAAGGTTATTCAACACTCTATCGGATAACGTATTGGTCAAAAGGTCATTTTTTTATCCAGAAAAAATTAACTTTTTTACAGTATCGGTATTGATGCATATTGCTCTCAGGCACTGGGTATATCGATACGGCCAATACTGATAATTAGAACACTGGTTGTACCGACTCCTCTTGACCCCGTGGTAGTGAAATTGATCATATGACACGATCCAGGAAGGTGGATATCTCTGTAACCAAGATGATGCCAAACATTCCCTCCTTCAAtattattatgatttttttggggggttaaacttccatattattataattacTCCCACCCTTACATGCATCtgttgattctaatttttttcaGGGAAAGAAAACACCACCCAGTCACACTGCACACGCCAGACACGGGTGCACAAAATGCCAGGGGTTAAATGTGTGGCAGTCATTATGCACGCTCCAATGTCTGGGCACATTTGGCATGAACCATACGACCAGGTGacattttttctccctttttttatgGGAATCTATTGATCTATATTCCCAACTAATTCTTTTTTTGGTGCAATTTTCCCAACACTATAAAACTCCATGCaactttctaccaaaaaaataaaataaaataaaactccaTGCAATTGATGAATTAATGACATACTAACTAACTGCTAATATACCGTGTCATTTTTTGCATTCATGGGAAGTCATTTCACCTCCCTTTGTGAGCCATTTCAACTCCCTTTGTGTCTGCACACAAGCATCATACTGCCAGGtatagttctttttcccttcgagaatagttccaacttccaactttCAACTTTTCACAATGTTTCAAAATCCTGCCCAACTTCATTCCAGTTTGATTGCTGGGTCATCAGTTCAGCAATCAAAGCAGGCAACAGTTCAGAAGCCACTTTAAGTTCTCTCCGTCTCCTTTCTGAAGTATGGGAAGGAGGGGAGGGGGTTTAGACCCACGTTCCAGTGATTGGACAATTGAGGCCGGGTTTCAAATACTGATTTTGCATCATTACCATTTACCTTTGAATGCATCTTACTTTGGTAAgaaaaaactagaatcaaaaCAATCTGAAATGTTGAACAAAAAAGTCAACACAATCTCACTATGATAGCATGTTCAATTAACAGAACATAGGTGTATATCATTACAAGAGAATCCATTATGCAAGCTATATCTATGTAATGTTCTTCTTACGAGAGTTGTGATTCAAGATAAGCAGTCGCCCATCCTGTCAACCGGACTCAGTTTTATCCAAAGCTGTAAACAAAATAACAGCATTCATTAATGAACTGCACAGAGCACAAATTAACCTTAATAATAAATGGTGTATGGGTGGCTAGATTAGGGACTGAGTATAagtgcatgagagagagagagattaccgtTGTAGTTTAAGAGCTTCTCAATTAGGTCAACATGAGTCATGAGCATCCGTCTGCAGCAATATCGGACCAATCCCAGTGCATCAAGAGCATCTCTGCATTCCAACCAAAATATGAATGATCTATGCAGTTATCATTCCTAATGTTCCACTAAATTTTCA
The nucleotide sequence above comes from Telopea speciosissima isolate NSW1024214 ecotype Mountain lineage chromosome 3, Tspe_v1, whole genome shotgun sequence. Encoded proteins:
- the LOC122656156 gene encoding DNA-directed RNA polymerase subunit 10-like protein; amino-acid sequence: MIIPVRCFTCGKVIGNKWDTYLDLLQADYTEGDALDALGLVRYCCRRMLMTHVDLIEKLLNYNALDKTESG
- the LOC122657090 gene encoding uncharacterized protein LOC122657090 isoform X2; the protein is MCHSHQFPCLRCYPNDYIRMVQHLIERCLLLRMSRDDCIEALAEHASIRPLITLTVWKELFKENRHFFQEYFDAVSPRPFNFNGKTVERVSRLGGGSHGDERNRLMPLLP
- the LOC122657090 gene encoding uncharacterized protein LOC122657090 isoform X1; the encoded protein is MCHSHQFPCLRCYPNDYIRMVQHLIERCLLLRMSRDDCIEALAEHASIRPLITLTVWKELFKENRHFFQEYFDAVSPRPFNFNGRTVERVSRLGGGSHGDERNRLMPLLP
- the LOC122657090 gene encoding uncharacterized protein LOC122657090 isoform X3; amino-acid sequence: MEFQVQHLIERCLLLRMSRDDCIEALAEHASIRPLITLTVWKELFKENRHFFQEYFDAVSPRPFNFNGRTVERVSRLGGGSHGDERNRLMPLLP